A window from Flavobacterium sp. 83 encodes these proteins:
- a CDS encoding AMP-binding protein gives MDKITYKNVNNHFKLNGFHLNRKDLCRVAYSFIKEGEEHEKSVGDFILDWFDKKSYIELNTSGTTGSPKIIQMDKQAMVNSALATGDFFDLRPGDKALHCLPTKYIAGKMMFVRGFILGLDMDFVAPSSHPLLHNETKYDFVSMVPLQAENSLTELKNVKKMIVGGARMSKPLEKSLSKLSTKGYETYGMTETITHIAAKKIGEKAFVVLPNIKISQDDRNCLVINAPKISEETIVTNDLVELINENEFVFLGRIDNVINSGGIKLIPEQIEEKLSHKIHSRFFVTGVQDATLGEKLVLIIEGEKLPLDETIFEGLDKYEKPKEVFYVSKFIETQNGKIKRKEILEHI, from the coding sequence ATGGATAAAATCACTTACAAAAACGTGAATAATCATTTTAAGCTAAATGGGTTTCATCTGAATCGAAAAGATTTATGTAGAGTAGCGTACAGTTTTATTAAAGAAGGTGAGGAGCACGAAAAATCTGTTGGGGATTTTATACTCGATTGGTTTGATAAAAAAAGCTACATCGAATTAAACACATCAGGAACGACAGGAAGCCCAAAAATTATTCAAATGGATAAACAGGCCATGGTTAATTCGGCTTTGGCGACTGGCGATTTTTTTGATTTACGTCCAGGAGATAAAGCCTTACATTGTTTGCCAACGAAATATATAGCTGGAAAAATGATGTTTGTCAGAGGTTTTATTTTGGGGCTTGACATGGATTTTGTAGCCCCAAGCTCGCATCCGCTGTTGCATAATGAAACTAAATATGACTTTGTTTCGATGGTACCTTTGCAGGCTGAAAATTCATTAACGGAATTAAAAAACGTAAAGAAAATGATTGTTGGCGGTGCTAGAATGAGTAAACCGCTAGAAAAAAGCCTATCTAAATTGAGTACTAAAGGGTATGAAACGTATGGTATGACAGAAACAATTACGCATATCGCTGCCAAGAAAATAGGAGAGAAGGCATTCGTTGTTTTGCCTAACATAAAAATTTCTCAAGATGATAGAAATTGTCTGGTTATCAATGCGCCAAAAATTTCAGAAGAAACAATTGTAACGAATGATTTGGTCGAATTGATAAATGAAAATGAATTTGTCTTTTTAGGCCGAATTGATAATGTTATAAATAGCGGTGGAATTAAACTGATTCCCGAGCAAATTGAAGAGAAATTATCGCATAAAATTCATTCAAGATTTTTTGTTACAGGAGTTCAGGATGCTACTTTAGGAGAAAAATTAGTATTGATTATTGAAGGAGAAAAACTTCCTTTAGATGAAACTATTTTTGAAGGTTTAGATAAATATGAAAAGCCTAAAGAGGTTTTTTATGTTTCTAAATTTATTGAAACACAAAATGGAAAAATAAAGAGGAAAGAAATTCTGGAGCATATTTAG
- a CDS encoding DoxX family protein yields the protein MSNVKSLNKWANTHTYLPLDLVRIALGVFLFMKGISFITNIQYLQDLISPIDKIGGGMFLIHYIAPAHMVGGIMIIFGLLTRWAIIAQLPILIGAIIVNFMGEMHSQNLLLAFVILAICVFFLFYGSGKHSADYYFKMQK from the coding sequence ATGAGCAACGTAAAAAGTTTGAATAAGTGGGCAAATACACACACTTATTTACCATTAGATTTGGTACGAATAGCACTTGGTGTTTTTTTGTTTATGAAAGGAATATCTTTTATAACAAACATCCAATATTTACAAGACTTAATATCCCCAATTGATAAAATTGGCGGTGGTATGTTTCTGATTCATTATATCGCTCCGGCACATATGGTTGGTGGAATAATGATTATTTTTGGTTTGCTCACCAGATGGGCAATAATAGCACAATTGCCTATACTGATTGGCGCAATTATTGTGAATTTCATGGGAGAAATGCATTCGCAAAACTTACTGTTAGCGTTTGTTATACTTGCGATATGTGTCTTTTTTTTATTTTATGGAAGCGGAAAACATTCTGCAGATTACTATTTCAAAATGCAAAAATAA
- a CDS encoding CPBP family intramembrane glutamic endopeptidase, which yields MFIEQGVKSENKFWKYIVGSLVIIFASFLGQIPLLLALLYETFVNGKKYPSSNEDIMAFFEPNMTLFLILVSFVFAMLGIYFVIKYVHNQTMLSITTSRLKMDWKRVLFSFSIWSIFTIVSTLLFYFSNPSDFVINFKPIPFVILVVIGTLLIPIQTSTEEYIFRGYLMQGFANLAKNKWFPLIMTSVIFGAMHISNPEVSKIGNIVLVYYIGTGLLLGVITLMDEGMELALGFHAANNLVSALLVTSDWSAFQTHSIFKDISEPSAGVDVILPVVIIYPILLFIFSKKYNWTNWKEKLTGKMEEPTPYNHLKSI from the coding sequence ATGTTTATAGAACAAGGAGTGAAATCTGAGAATAAGTTTTGGAAGTATATTGTCGGTTCTTTAGTTATTATTTTTGCTTCTTTTTTAGGTCAGATACCATTATTATTAGCATTGCTTTATGAAACATTTGTAAATGGAAAAAAATACCCATCTTCTAATGAAGATATTATGGCCTTTTTTGAGCCCAATATGACTTTGTTTTTGATTCTTGTTTCATTTGTTTTTGCGATGTTAGGTATTTATTTTGTTATTAAATATGTTCACAATCAAACGATGCTTTCCATAACGACATCCAGATTAAAAATGGATTGGAAAAGAGTATTATTTTCGTTTTCTATTTGGTCAATTTTTACAATTGTATCAACATTATTGTTTTATTTTTCAAATCCAAGTGACTTTGTAATCAATTTTAAACCTATTCCATTTGTTATTTTAGTTGTTATTGGGACATTATTAATTCCCATTCAAACCAGTACCGAAGAATATATTTTTAGAGGTTATTTGATGCAGGGTTTTGCCAATCTCGCTAAAAATAAATGGTTTCCTTTAATTATGACTTCTGTTATTTTTGGAGCCATGCATATTTCAAATCCCGAAGTTTCTAAAATAGGGAACATTGTTTTAGTGTATTACATCGGAACAGGATTGTTATTAGGAGTCATTACCTTAATGGATGAAGGAATGGAGCTGGCTTTAGGTTTTCATGCTGCCAATAATTTAGTCAGTGCTTTATTAGTTACTTCTGATTGGTCAGCGTTTCAAACCCATTCTATTTTTAAAGATATTTCGGAGCCATCGGCTGGAGTAGATGTTATATTGCCTGTTGTAATCATTTACCCGATACTTTTATTTATCTTTAGTAAAAAATACAATTGGACAAATTGGAAAGAAAAATTAACAGGAAAAATGGAAGAACCAACACCTTATAATCATTTAAAATCAATATAA
- the arsC gene encoding arsenate reductase (glutaredoxin) (This arsenate reductase requires both glutathione and glutaredoxin to convert arsenate to arsenite, after which the efflux transporter formed by ArsA and ArsB can extrude the arsenite from the cell, providing resistance.), producing the protein MIQIYHNPRCGKSRNCLAFIKESEKEFEVINYLENVPTFEELKALIQKLNFEPIALVRQKEKIWIENFKNKKMTNDEIIQAMVTHPILIERPIVIIGDKAILGRDLDNVTNFI; encoded by the coding sequence ATGATACAAATATACCACAATCCGCGTTGCGGAAAATCAAGAAACTGCCTGGCTTTTATAAAAGAATCTGAAAAAGAATTTGAAGTCATTAATTATCTTGAAAATGTTCCCACATTTGAAGAATTAAAAGCGCTTATTCAAAAACTAAATTTTGAACCGATTGCATTAGTCCGCCAAAAAGAAAAAATTTGGATAGAAAATTTCAAAAATAAAAAGATGACCAATGACGAAATCATTCAAGCAATGGTCACCCATCCTATTTTAATTGAAAGACCTATTGTTATCATAGGAGATAAAGCAATCTTAGGAAGAGACTTAGATAATGTAACTAATTTCATATAA